The Paramisgurnus dabryanus chromosome 3, PD_genome_1.1, whole genome shotgun sequence genome includes a window with the following:
- the mylpfa gene encoding myosin regulatory light chain 2, skeletal muscle, with protein MAPKKAKRRAGGGEGSSNVFSMFEQSQIQEYKEAFTIIDQNRDGIISKDDLRDVLASMGQLNVKNEELEAMIKEASGPINFTVFLTMFGEKLKGADPEDVIVSAFKVLDPEGTGTIKKQFLEELLTTQCDRFSAEEMKNLWAAFPPDVAGNVDYKNICYVITHGEEKEE; from the exons ATG GCACCCAAGAAGGCCAAGAGGAGGGCAGGAGGAGGAGAGGGTTCCTCCAATGTTTTCTCCATGTTTGAGCAGAGCCAAATTCAGGAGTACAAGGAG GCTTTCACAATCATTGACCAGAACAGAGACGGTATCATCAGCAAAGACGACCTTAGGGACGTGTTGGCCTCAATGG GCCAGCTGAATGTGAAGAATGAGGAGTTGGAGGCCATGATCAAGGAGGCCAGCGGCCCAATCAACTTCACCGTTTTCCTCACCATGTTCGGAGAGAAGCTGAAGG GTGCTGACCCCGAGGACGTCATCGTGTCTGCCTTCAAGGTGCTCGACCCCGAGGGCACTGGCACCATCAAGAAGCAATT CCTTGAGGAGCTTCTGACCACTCAGTGCGACAGGTTCTCAGCAGAGGAG ATGAAGAATCTGTGGGCCGCCTTCCCCCCAGATGTGGCTGGCAATGTTGACTACAAGAACATCTGCTACGTCATCACACACGGAGAGGAGAAAGAGGAGTAA
- the prr14 gene encoding uncharacterized protein prr14: MTSVGVEAEMEQYSIDNVGKGQTGSSCETLQLAGGNSTMEHSHHQQLTERESPDSPSPVKRWELGPFLQSFKSKMASFTEIVMSPVRLFKQADPLSSIVLPDQHEKLVIESNMESSIQTEEGDVTNGECKNELLSKRPSSEKMQCNSLPKRHRVAQRLNFDTFSSSNKEPVLEHNEVYDNAQETSKDNEIDRPSLHPQIILQNKNCHTRPCTAQSPYLRSGLNSSSDKLLNTTNAMHGSFQDATVVIHRLSSTQSNEMGCEHGRESTAVPADRTEKTFLNNPEISSTTEYHLKDEDTKRDCSEESYSQATRKSPRKLFKPLSGTAGSTPTKLATFGRGPVDGMKNLQSVSVNVQTYHSIEVSDPPKSTSVGNVRSKRGRGALRTETKKDIRTSQKCDLRKAEEEGLRRAKNKKVKESSITLEENQEDIIYVQVRKKRKGFSTSQKLQDSNIGLDTSNTADVDIRQSETSESCEATEIQEKRKKFQTRKNKKCRMLQASSNKSECTDTTEDATRHVLTDSNTNIMNDCNCEISRLSQLPDLKDSVQTHEAEKTKIRKTRQHVFKNADDASSQKRILRTTKHTFKDYSAISVADPAGPSGPSRKTALQNKSIIAADSRVSLQSDRERKRSRTTKILNRQKRSITKGKDKAEIPENAEAIPVLSLSGSGSNRLLRSYSCPEIPSLLFSDCHVTPSHTHDRGSTSPTKKTLPVHLHSPSKRLRRHTVCSVEIEREIAPLCLRKEVYPASRGGPSHSLCPSSPLSPAASYSPSNSLTAHASCFLSSPLAFLSKNSSLGRGHDIDIVNGSARLDVTSFSSTSSTPSLCRSSFASTPTFSSPLTSTVVTPSPEIPSASVSSLCSAFSSSSDEENGTLQMDGQESMDEEKAFGLKLSTAISEDKAFSDSEIKTDSKDGQRGKVSSIRICKKLPKPQNNLTPMGLPKVIRIKKKDFSLEEIYTNKNFSKPPDGRLETIFEVPFNRRDGSQAVVGPKKVKRFVEFPELGVARKPKKPLVVGMTGGGAQRKAGGNSAISRTRRGVGASSKAEDVLTLQQLDSLLCSKLEELDTWMALQQVAC, translated from the exons ATG acaAGTGTTGGCGTTGAAGCAGAGATGGAGCAATATTCAAT agATAATGTTGGAAAAGGTCAAACGGGATCATCATGCGAGACCCTACAGTTAGCAGGTGGCAACTCCACAATGGAGCATTCCCATCACCAGCAATTAACGGAAAGGGAATCCCCTGACAGCCCTTCCCCAGTCAAAAGATGGGAGCTTGGTCCATTTCTACAATCATTCAAATCCAAAATGGCTAGCTTTACCGAGATCGTCATGAGCCCCGTCCGACTCTTTAAGCAAGCTGACCCGCTGTCCTCTATTGTGCTTCCTGATCAGCATGAAAAGCTCGTAATTGAGTCAAACATGGAAAGTTCAATCCAGACTGAGGAAGGAGACGTTACAAATGGTGAATGTAAGAATGAGTTGTTGTCTAAAAGACCCTCATCAGAAAAAATGCAGTGTAACTCTCTTCCAAAACGGCACAGAGTTGCACAAAGACTGAATTTTGATACCTTTTCAAGTAGCAACAAGGAACCAGTATTGGAACATAATGAAGTTTATGATAATGCACAGGAAACATCCAAAGATAATGAGATAGACCGTCCATCTCTTCACCCACAAATCATccttcaaaataaaaattgtcaTACCCGTCCTTGTACCGCACAAAGTCCTTATCTCAGGTCTGGATTAAATTCGTCCTCAgacaaacttttaaatactacaAATGCCATGCATGGGTCTTTTCAAGATGCTACTGTTGTGATACATCGGCTGTCAAGTACACAGAGTAATGAGATGGGCTGCGAACATGGTAGGGAGTCCACCGCTGTACCTGCAGATAGAACAGAAAAAACTTTCTTGAACAACCCTGAGATTTCTAGTACTACTGAATATCATTTGAAAGATGAAGACACAAAGAGAGACTGCAGTGAAGAGTCTTATTCACAAGCCACAAGAAAAAGTCCTAGAAAGTTGTTTAAACCTTTATCGGGAACTGCTGGGTCCACCCCAACTAAATTGGCAACTTTTGGTAGGGGACCAGTGGATGGGATGAAGAATTTACAGTCTGTAAGTGTTAACGTCCAGACATACCACTCCATTGAAGTATCAGACCCTCCAAAGAGCACTTCGGTTGGAAATGTGAGGTCAAAGAGAGGCAGAGGAGCACTCAGAACAgagacaaagaaagacattcggACAAGTCAGAAATGTGATTTGCGGAAAGCAGAAGAGGAAGGCCTTAGACGTGCAAAGAATAAAAAAGTCAAGGAAAGCAGCATCACTTTAGAAGAGAATCAGGAGGATATAATTTATGTTCAGGTCAGGAAAAAGAGGAAAGGATTTTCTACCTCACAAAAGCTTCAAGATTCAAATATTGGCCTCGATACAAGCAATACTGCAGATGTTGACATAAGACAATCTGAGACCTCCGAGTCTTGTGAGGCCACAGAGATTcaagaaaagagaaaaaaatttcagactagaaaaaataaaaagtgtaGGATGTTACAGGCCTCCAGCAATAAAAGTGAATGCACTGATACAACAGAGGATGCTACAAGACATGTCTTAACTGACAGCAATACCAACATCATGAATGATTGTAATTGTGAAATTTCAAGACTGTCACAATTGCCAGACTTAAAGGATTCGGTGCAGACACACGAGGCTGAGAAGACAAAAATACGAAAGACAAGacaacatgtttttaaaaatgcagaTGATGCATCTTCGCAGAAGAGGATTCTTCGTACAACCAAGCATACATTTAAAGATTATAGTGCAATTTCAGTAGCTGATCCAGCAGGACCTAGTGGACCTTCAAGAAAAACAGCACTTCAAAATAAATCTATTATTGCAGCCGATTCCAGAGTTTCACTTCAGTCTGATAGAGAAAGAAAACGAAGCAGAACGACAAAGATTTTAAACAGACAAAAAAGAAGTATAACAAAAGGCAAAGACAAGGCAGAGATCCCAGAAAACGCTGAAGCCATTCCAGTATTGTCATTGTCAGGTAGCGGCTCCAACCGCCTCCTGCGCAGCTACTCCTGCCCTGAAATCCCCTCCCTGTTATTCAGTGACTGTCACGTTACCCCGTCCCATACGCATGACAGAGGTTCCACCTCACCCACCAAAAAAACACTTCCCGTCCACCTTCACTCTCCGTCCAAGCGCCTACGCCGGCACACTGTCTGTAGTGTGGAGATTGAGCGCGAAATTGCCCCCCTATGTCTCCGTAAGGAGGTGTACCCTGCTAGTAGGGGTGGCCCTTCCCACTCGTTATGCCCCTCTTCTCCGTTATCCCCAGCCGCCTCTTATTCGCCCTCCAACTCTCTCACAGCACATGCCTCATGTTTTTTGTCCAGTCCTTTAGCATTCTTGTCTAAAAACTCAAGCCTAGGGCGAGGTCATGATATTGACATCGTCAATGGAAGTGCTCGTTTAGATGTCACCTCTTTTAGCTCCACTTCCTCAACACCATCCTTGTGCAGATCTTCCTTTGCATCCACTCCTACATTCTCCAGTCCTTTAACTTCCACTGTTGTCACTCCCAGTCCTGAGATACCTTCTGCCTCTGTGTCATCACTCTGCAG TGCGTTTTCAAGTTCTTCAGATGAAGAGAATGGAACTCTGCAAATGGATGGTCAGGAATCCATGGATGAGGAAAAGGCCTTCGGTCTTAAACTCTCTACAGCCATCTCAGAAGATAAAGCATTTTCAGACTCTGAAATCAAG acagacagcaagGATGGTCAGCGAGGAAAGGTGTCCTCTATTCGTATCTGTAAAAAGCTTCCAAAACCTCAGAATAATCTCACACCTATGGGCCTTCCTAAAGTCATCAG AATAAAGAAGAAGGATTTCAGCTTGGAGGAAATCTACACCAACAAAAACTTCAGTAAACCCCCTGATGG ACGTTTGGAAACCATCTTTGAGGTTCCTTTTAACCGGCGAGATGGCTCTCAGGCTGTCGTAGGCCCAAAAAAGGTAAAGCGCTTTGTTGAATTCCCTGAACTGGGTGTTGCCAGAAAGCCCAAAAAGCCTCTGGTTGTTGGGATGACAGGGGGTGGAGCCCAAAGAAAAGCAGGAGGGAACTCCGCGATCTCCAGAACCAGAAGAGGTGTAGGGGCGTCTTCTAAAGCGGAGGATGTGCTTACCCTGCAGCAGTTAGATTCACTCCTTTGCTCCAAGCTTGAAGAACTAGACACCTGGATGGCACTCCAACAGGTTGCATGCTGA
- the cd2bp2 gene encoding CD2 antigen cytoplasmic tail-binding protein 2 has translation MSKRKVTFEDKDGELTLEEDVPKKRMVDGVSGPGSRFKEKHSLDSDEEDDGEDGEKSSKYDILAEDDVEGQEMATIDYDEGVRITPFNLDEEMEEGHFDSEGNYFVNKDKDIRDNWLDNIDWVKIKEQPMKKKKKGLAAKRKRRAGDEDEAEEEIQREKQQKDSDTDEEEEEKEPAEDPLATYSLYQLTEAIIELMLPGETVAAALRRLGGLGGQKKKGKLKEGAEKKDETPNRDADKLDKLTAIADRLVGAGEFEIYQQTYEKLSYKLKGMNKNAEAKTRDDSEEEDELDMFADKFNETHPIEKSEDKDNSGVSDEVMWEYKWDTKENSELYGPFSSQQMQNWVDEGYFSDGVYCRRIDQEGAQFYNSRRIDFDLYI, from the exons ATGTCGAAAAGGAAAGTGACATTTGAGGATAAAGATGGGGAGCTTACTTTGGAAGAGGATGTTCCAAAAAAGAGG ATGGTTGATGGTGTAAGTGGTCCAGGATCCAGATTTAAGGAGAAACACTCTTTGGATAGTGATGAGGAAGATGATGGAGAGGATGGAGAAAAATCCAGCAAATATGACATACTTGCTGAGGATGATGTTGAAG GTCAGGAAATGGCAACAATTGACTATGATGAGGGGGTGCGCATCACCCCTTTTAACCTCGATGAAGAAATGGAGGAGGGACACTTTGATTCTGAGGGAAACTATTTTGTTAACAAGGATAAAGACATCAGGGACAACTGGCTGGACAATATTGACTGG GTGAAGATTAAAGAACAGccaatgaaaaagaaaaaaaaaggtcTTGCAGCCAAACGGAAGAGGAGAGCTGGTGATGAAGACGAAGCAGAGGAGGAGATACAGCGGGAGAAGCAACAGAAAGACAGTGACACAGATgaggaagaagaggagaaaGAACCAGCAGAAGACCCTCTGGCTACATACAGTCTTTATCAACTTACAGAAGCCATTATTGAGCTCATGTTACCTGGAGAAACAGTGGCCGCTGCCCTTCGGAGACTTGGGGGTCTTGGAGGACAAAAGAAAAAAGGAAAGCTTAAAGAAGGAGCGGAGAAGAAAGATGAAACTCCAAACAGAGATGCAGATAAATTGGACAAGCTGACAGCAATAGCAGATAGACTGGTGGGGGCTGGGGAGTTTGAAATTTATCAGCAGACCTATGAAAAACTGTCATACAAGCTGAAGGGGATGAATAAAAATGCGGAAGCTAAGACACGAGATGACAGTGAAGAAGAGGATGAGCTAGACATGTTCGCTGATAAATTCAATGAGACCCATCCTATAGAAAAAAGCGAGGATAAAGACAACAGCGGAG TGAGCGATGAGGTCATGTGGGAGTACAAATGGGACACCAAGGAAAACTCTGAGCTCTATGGGCCCTTCAGCAGTCAACAGATGCAG AACTGGGTGGATGAGGGCTACTTCAGTGATGGAGTATACTGCAGAAGGATTGACCAGGAAGGTGCCCAATTTTACAACTCGAGGAGAATAGACTTTGATCTTTACATATGA
- the pheta2 gene encoding sesquipedalian-1 produces MKIHGKIVTHYLSCTTPVDKEGYLYKKRERNTTYLRRWFVLKGNLLYYQERPGDRNLLGVIVLEGCMVQVCETDGEFSFSLVFTGPGLRTYRLAADDHLSQESWISALLCASHLYLSMIVSDLERLYKEARKEKGLSDPIQTSAVTAGCEETSIDKMASWNTRHPNFGNGASVAPRDVRTYSTGAVPPSNMPNRPISHSLQAPPIPKTTNKRSPKLWPKRNAHVTPLNSPAPSYGEWPVVGFDPLEEFTKLHEQYGNEVRQLRAEWLKKKQGEVKYIEENLIDLG; encoded by the exons ATGAAGATCCATGGGAAGATTGTAACACATTACCTGTCCTGCACTACACCTGTAGATAAGGAGGGATACCTATATAAAAAG AGGGAGAGGAACACAACTTACCTGCGACGCTGGTTTGTGTTAAAGGGAAATCTGTTGTATTACCAGGAGCGTCCGGGTGATCGTAATCTGTTAGGTGTGATTGTTCTGGAGGGCTGCATGGTGCAAGTATGTGAGACGGATGGTGAGTTCAGTTTCTCTTTGGTGTTCACTGGACCAGGCCTTCGTACTTATAGACTGGCTGCTGATGACCATCTAAGCCAGGAGAGTTGGATCAGTGCTTTGCTTTGTGCCAGTCACCTCTACCTTTCAATGATCGTCAGTGACCTGGAGAGACTTTACAAAG AAGCTAGAAAAGAGAAAGGCCTTTCGGATCCCATACAGACCTCTGCTGTGACTGCTGGTTGTGAGGAAACATCCATTGATAAAATGGCTTCCTGGAACACAAGACACCCCAATTTCGGAAACGGGGCTTCTGTGGCACCAAGAGATGTACGAACCTACAGTACCGGTGCAGTACCACCTTCTAACATGCCAAACAGACCCATCAGCCATAGTCTCCAGGCCCCTCCTATTCCCAAAACCACCAATAAGCGATCTCCAAAGCTTTGGCCAAAGAGAAATGCCCATGTCACACCCTTAAATAGTCCTGCACCATCTTATGGAGAGTGGCCAGTTGTGGGTTTCGATCCATTAGAGGAATTTACTAAATTGCATGAGCAATATGGAAATGAGGTTAGGCAACTAAGAGCAGAATGGCTAAAGAAAAAGCAAGGGGAGGTGAAATACATTGAGGAGAATCTCATTGACCTTGGCTAA